One genomic window of Microbacterium sp. BH-3-3-3 includes the following:
- a CDS encoding glycerate kinase — MRVVIAPDKFKGTLTAQEAADAMASAVRERWAEAEIVVLPMADGGDGTLDALGGPTRRDTVTGPLGLPVAAAWRLDGDSAVIESAAASGLVLAGGAQGNDPWGATSRGVGELLALALDAGATRIVVGMGGSAMTDGGRGALDALGARVPFPPGVIVLTDVTAAFGDAARVFGPQKGADPAMVERLTARLATDAAEWTARFGRSLDGVARTGAAGGLSGALFAAGAELVDGAAFVAAARGLDAAIAGADLVLTGEGAFDATTLEGKGPGHVLALAAGHGVPSALIAGNVAPGVDGPHVFSMTRIVGADLAWRDPVVALRAATAEALSRLDR; from the coding sequence ATGCGCGTCGTGATCGCCCCCGACAAGTTCAAGGGCACGCTCACCGCCCAGGAGGCGGCGGATGCCATGGCCTCGGCGGTCCGCGAGCGGTGGGCCGAGGCCGAGATCGTCGTCCTCCCCATGGCGGACGGCGGTGACGGCACGCTCGACGCCCTCGGCGGGCCGACCCGTCGCGACACCGTCACGGGGCCGCTCGGTCTTCCGGTCGCCGCCGCCTGGCGTCTCGACGGTGACAGTGCCGTGATCGAGTCGGCCGCGGCATCCGGGCTCGTCCTCGCCGGGGGGGCGCAGGGCAACGACCCGTGGGGCGCGACGAGCCGCGGCGTCGGCGAGTTGCTGGCTCTCGCCCTCGACGCCGGGGCGACGCGGATCGTCGTGGGAATGGGCGGATCGGCGATGACCGACGGCGGGCGCGGGGCGCTCGACGCGCTGGGCGCTCGCGTCCCCTTCCCGCCCGGAGTCATCGTGCTGACCGACGTCACCGCCGCGTTCGGCGATGCCGCGCGCGTGTTCGGCCCGCAGAAGGGGGCCGACCCGGCGATGGTCGAGCGCCTTACGGCTCGACTCGCGACGGATGCCGCGGAGTGGACCGCACGGTTCGGTCGCTCGCTCGACGGGGTGGCGCGGACGGGCGCGGCCGGGGGTCTGTCGGGCGCACTGTTCGCCGCCGGGGCGGAGCTCGTCGACGGCGCCGCCTTCGTCGCCGCCGCGCGGGGGCTCGACGCGGCGATCGCCGGAGCCGACCTCGTGCTGACGGGGGAGGGCGCGTTCGACGCGACCACCCTCGAGGGCAAGGGGCCGGGTCACGTGCTCGCGCTCGCCGCAGGGCACGGCGTGCCTTCGGCCCTGATCGCCGGGAACGTGGCCCCGGGAGTCGACGGCCCCCACGTCTTCTCGATGACCCGGATCGTGGGGGCGGACCTGGCCTGGCGCGACCCGGTCGTCGCCCTCCGCGCGGCGACCGCGGAGGCCCTGTCGCGGCTCGATCGCTGA
- the purL gene encoding phosphoribosylformylglycinamidine synthase subunit PurL translates to MTTSPESAARTALADTVENAISTPEKEQPYGALGLKSDEYARIREILGRRPTSGELAMYSVMWSEHCSYKSSKIYLRQFGQKVSDEMKTRLMVGMGQNAGVVDVGDGWAVTFKVESHNHPSYIEPFQGAATGVGGIVRDIISMGARPVAIMDQLRFGAIDHPDTPRVVHGVTSGISFYGNCLGLPNIGGETVFDAVYQGNPLVNALAVGVMRHEDIKLANATGVGNKVVLFGARTGGDGIGGASILASDTFADGGPTKRPAVQVGDPFAEKVLIECCLELYKDDLVEAIQDLGAAGISCATSELAANGDSGMKVELSKVLLRDPSLTPEEILMSESQERMMAIVAPEKLDAFLAVVGKWDVETSVLGEVTGDGRLVIDWYGERIVDVDPSTVAVDGPVYERPVAYPTWIDALNDDTATTLARATDAETLRQQFTTLVASPNLADTSWITNQYDYYVLGNTALSFPDDAGMIRVDEETGLGFAIATDCNGRYNQLDPYEGAKLALAEAYRNVAVTGAVPTAVTDCLNFGSPENPEVMWQFSRAVEGLSDGCLELGIPVTGGNVSFYNQTGDQPIHPTPVVGVLGIIDDVAARIPSGWQDAGENLYLLGTTADELDGSQWAGTIHDHLGGRPPRVDLAQERKLAELLKAAGSQSLVSSAHDLSSGGLAQTLAEGVMRFGVGARVWLTELMERDGVDATAALFSESTGRVLVSVPREEDVKFRGLCNGRGYPVLRIGVTDVEPGTVASLEIQDVFTVTVPELRRLSNETLPAVFGPTVAEPVA, encoded by the coding sequence GTGACCACTTCACCCGAATCCGCCGCCCGTACGGCACTCGCCGACACCGTCGAGAACGCCATCTCGACGCCCGAGAAAGAGCAGCCCTACGGTGCCCTCGGTCTCAAGAGCGACGAGTACGCCCGAATCCGCGAGATCCTGGGCCGCCGCCCCACCAGCGGTGAGCTGGCGATGTACTCGGTCATGTGGAGCGAGCACTGCTCCTACAAGTCCAGCAAGATCTACCTGCGCCAGTTCGGCCAGAAGGTCAGCGACGAGATGAAGACCCGCCTCATGGTGGGCATGGGCCAGAACGCTGGCGTCGTCGACGTCGGCGACGGCTGGGCGGTCACCTTCAAGGTCGAGTCGCACAACCACCCCAGCTACATCGAGCCGTTCCAGGGCGCGGCCACCGGCGTCGGCGGCATCGTGCGCGACATCATCTCGATGGGCGCGCGCCCCGTCGCGATCATGGATCAGCTGCGCTTCGGCGCCATCGACCACCCCGACACCCCGCGCGTGGTGCACGGCGTCACCAGCGGCATCTCGTTCTACGGAAACTGCCTGGGCCTGCCGAACATCGGCGGCGAGACCGTCTTCGACGCCGTCTACCAGGGCAACCCGCTGGTCAACGCCCTCGCGGTGGGCGTCATGCGCCACGAAGACATCAAGCTCGCCAACGCGACCGGGGTGGGCAACAAGGTCGTGCTGTTCGGCGCCCGCACGGGCGGCGACGGTATCGGCGGCGCCAGCATCCTGGCATCCGACACCTTCGCCGACGGCGGCCCCACCAAGCGCCCCGCGGTGCAGGTGGGCGACCCGTTCGCCGAGAAGGTGCTCATCGAGTGCTGCCTCGAGCTGTACAAAGACGACCTCGTCGAGGCCATCCAAGACCTCGGGGCCGCCGGCATCTCGTGCGCCACGAGCGAGCTCGCCGCCAACGGCGACAGCGGCATGAAGGTCGAGCTCTCCAAGGTGCTGCTGCGCGACCCCTCGCTCACGCCCGAAGAGATCCTCATGTCGGAGTCGCAGGAGCGCATGATGGCGATCGTCGCGCCCGAGAAGCTCGACGCGTTCCTCGCCGTCGTCGGCAAGTGGGACGTCGAGACCAGCGTGCTCGGCGAGGTCACCGGAGACGGTCGCCTCGTCATCGACTGGTACGGCGAGCGCATCGTCGACGTCGACCCCTCGACCGTCGCGGTCGACGGCCCCGTGTACGAGCGTCCCGTCGCGTACCCCACGTGGATCGACGCGCTGAACGACGACACGGCGACGACCCTCGCGCGGGCGACGGATGCCGAGACCCTCCGCCAGCAGTTCACCACCCTGGTCGCGAGCCCCAACCTCGCCGACACCTCGTGGATCACGAACCAGTACGACTACTACGTGCTCGGCAACACGGCCCTGAGCTTCCCCGACGACGCCGGCATGATCCGCGTCGACGAAGAGACCGGCCTCGGCTTCGCGATCGCGACCGACTGCAACGGCCGCTACAACCAGCTCGACCCGTACGAGGGCGCCAAGCTCGCCCTCGCCGAGGCCTATCGCAACGTCGCGGTCACGGGCGCCGTGCCCACCGCCGTCACCGACTGCCTCAACTTCGGCAGCCCCGAGAACCCCGAGGTCATGTGGCAGTTCAGCCGGGCCGTCGAGGGTCTGAGCGACGGATGCCTCGAGCTCGGCATCCCGGTCACGGGCGGCAACGTATCGTTCTACAACCAGACCGGTGACCAGCCGATCCACCCGACCCCCGTCGTGGGCGTCCTGGGCATCATCGACGACGTCGCGGCTCGCATTCCCAGCGGCTGGCAGGATGCCGGTGAGAACCTCTACCTGCTCGGCACCACCGCCGACGAGCTCGACGGTTCGCAGTGGGCCGGCACGATCCACGACCACCTCGGCGGCCGCCCGCCCCGGGTCGACCTGGCGCAGGAGCGCAAGCTCGCCGAGCTGCTCAAGGCCGCCGGTTCGCAGTCGCTCGTGTCGAGCGCGCACGACCTGTCGTCGGGCGGGCTCGCGCAGACCCTCGCCGAGGGCGTCATGCGCTTCGGCGTGGGTGCGCGCGTCTGGCTCACCGAGCTCATGGAGCGCGACGGCGTCGATGCCACGGCGGCCCTGTTCAGCGAGTCGACCGGCCGCGTCCTGGTCAGCGTCCCCCGCGAAGAAGACGTCAAGTTCCGAGGCCTGTGCAACGGCCGCGGCTACCCGGTGCTGCGCATCGGTGTGACCGACGTCGAGCCCGGCACGGTGGCATCCCTCGAGATCCAGGACGTCTTCACCGTCACGGTTCCGGAGCTGCGCCGCCTGTCGAACGAGACCCTGCCCGCCGTCTTCGGTCCCACCGTCGCGGAGCCCGTGGCCTGA
- a CDS encoding DUF3253 domain-containing protein — translation MTPASGADPRLVASIRELLAARDADKTICPSEAARAIGGDDWRDLMQPARDAAHELVGLGEVEVTQKGRVVDVTTARGPVRIRRKS, via the coding sequence ATGACCCCGGCATCTGGTGCGGATCCTCGGCTCGTGGCATCCATTCGCGAGCTGCTCGCCGCGCGCGACGCCGACAAGACGATCTGCCCATCGGAGGCGGCCCGTGCCATCGGCGGCGACGACTGGCGAGATCTCATGCAGCCGGCACGCGACGCCGCGCACGAACTCGTCGGGCTGGGCGAGGTCGAGGTGACGCAGAAGGGTCGCGTCGTCGACGTGACGACGGCGCGGGGGCCGGTGCGGATCCGCCGCAAGAGCTGA
- a CDS encoding YqjF family protein, translating into MITERHAPDLPGRAVIEQRWNRAVFVHWRVDPADVAPLLPAGTRPDVHDGSAWVGLVPFVLSEFRFLPLPPVPFVGTFTEINVRTYAIDDEGRRGVVFRTLEAEHLAPVLGARALFGLPYRWARAGVRTDGARIEYRSRRHGGRHPGTHVRATLGTDTVDTPLSRFLTARWGFHERHLGRTIWAANSHEPWPLVEAQLDVLDDDLVADAGFPQLAGRTPDSVLAMPAGHPGFITRFTTAHAIA; encoded by the coding sequence GTGATCACCGAGCGCCATGCCCCCGATCTGCCCGGACGCGCCGTCATCGAACAGCGGTGGAACCGCGCCGTCTTCGTACACTGGCGGGTGGACCCGGCCGACGTCGCGCCGCTGCTTCCGGCCGGCACCCGTCCCGACGTGCACGACGGCTCCGCGTGGGTGGGGCTCGTGCCCTTCGTGCTCAGCGAGTTCCGCTTCCTGCCCCTGCCGCCCGTGCCCTTCGTCGGCACGTTCACCGAGATCAACGTGCGCACCTACGCGATCGACGACGAGGGCCGCCGCGGCGTCGTGTTCCGCACGCTCGAGGCCGAGCATCTGGCCCCCGTCCTCGGGGCCCGCGCGCTGTTCGGCCTGCCCTACCGGTGGGCTCGGGCCGGAGTCCGCACCGACGGCGCGCGCATCGAGTACCGCTCGCGGCGTCACGGGGGGCGGCATCCGGGAACCCACGTGCGTGCCACCCTCGGCACCGACACGGTGGACACCCCCCTCTCGCGGTTCCTGACCGCGCGATGGGGCTTCCACGAGCGTCACCTGGGCCGCACGATCTGGGCCGCGAACAGCCACGAACCGTGGCCCCTGGTCGAGGCGCAGCTCGACGTGCTCGACGACGACCTCGTCGCCGACGCCGGCTTCCCCCAGCTCGCCGGCCGCACGCCCGACTCGGTGCTGGCGATGCCCGCGGGCCACCCCGGCTTCATCACGCGCTTCACGACGGCGCACGCGATCGCCTGA
- a CDS encoding glycine betaine ABC transporter substrate-binding protein produces MNKRHLTTTLALGAVSALALAGCASGNQAEGGDGGGGDKGTITLGFLPSWTDGLSTAYLLEDQLEKLGYTVEMQTLTEAGPLYAGLAQGDVDIYPSAWPELTHADYMNTYGDKIEDLGAYYDNAKLTIAVPSYVDIDSIEQLQANADRFEGRIYGIEPGAGLTKQTQETMLPGYGLDGDFELVTSSTAAMLTELDNAIAAQKDIAVTLWRPFWANDAYDVKDLEDPQGLMGDPEALHFLATSGFAEKYPDAAELIAGIQLDDEQYGSLEDLVVNEYGEGKEPEAVQAWLEQYPDAFPTQRD; encoded by the coding sequence ATGAACAAGCGACACCTCACCACCACCCTGGCCCTCGGGGCCGTCAGTGCCCTCGCGCTCGCCGGCTGCGCGAGCGGCAACCAGGCCGAGGGCGGAGACGGCGGCGGCGGCGACAAGGGCACGATCACGCTCGGGTTCCTGCCGTCGTGGACCGACGGCCTCAGCACCGCCTACCTGCTCGAGGACCAGCTCGAGAAGCTCGGCTACACCGTCGAGATGCAGACCCTCACCGAGGCGGGCCCGCTCTACGCCGGCCTCGCCCAGGGCGACGTCGACATCTACCCGTCGGCATGGCCCGAGCTGACGCACGCCGACTACATGAACACCTACGGCGACAAGATCGAAGACCTCGGCGCGTACTACGACAACGCCAAGCTCACGATCGCGGTGCCCAGCTACGTCGACATCGACTCGATCGAGCAGCTGCAGGCCAACGCCGACCGCTTCGAGGGGCGCATCTACGGCATCGAGCCGGGTGCCGGCCTCACGAAGCAGACGCAGGAGACCATGCTGCCCGGCTACGGCCTCGACGGCGACTTCGAACTCGTCACCTCGTCGACCGCGGCGATGCTCACCGAGCTCGACAACGCCATCGCGGCGCAGAAGGACATCGCGGTCACCCTGTGGCGTCCCTTCTGGGCGAACGACGCCTACGACGTGAAGGACCTCGAGGACCCCCAGGGTCTGATGGGCGACCCCGAGGCTCTGCACTTCCTCGCCACCTCGGGCTTCGCCGAGAAATACCCGGATGCCGCCGAGCTCATCGCCGGCATCCAGCTCGACGACGAGCAGTACGGCTCGCTCGAAGACCTCGTGGTCAACGAGTACGGCGAGGGCAAGGAGCCCGAGGCCGTGCAGGCGTGGCTCGAGCAGTACCCCGACGCGTTCCCGACGCAGCGCGACTGA
- a CDS encoding proline/glycine betaine ABC transporter permease produces MDGFRIPVGQWVDAGVDWLRDNLSGLFDVIAVTVRFLVGGLSDVLLAAPIIVVIVIAALLAWLLRSWKLALGTVIGFALILGMGQWVTAMQTLALVLVATIVAVAISVPLGIWSARNPTVRAVMKPILDFMQTMPAFVYLIPAITFFSIGVVPGVVSTVIFALPPGVRLTELGIRGVDSETVEAGHAFGATPGQILRGIQLPLAMPTIMAGVNQVIMLALSMAVVAGIVGADGLGKEVVQSISTVNLPKGVEAGLSVVVLAVYLDRLTAALGNRSDNASSLLAALGRRRAPAAPAAPTPA; encoded by the coding sequence CGTGGACTGGCTCCGCGACAACCTCTCGGGTCTCTTCGACGTCATCGCCGTGACCGTGCGCTTTCTCGTCGGGGGCCTCAGCGATGTGCTGCTGGCCGCCCCGATCATCGTCGTGATCGTGATCGCGGCACTGCTGGCGTGGCTCCTGCGCTCGTGGAAGCTCGCCCTCGGCACGGTGATCGGCTTCGCCCTCATCCTGGGCATGGGTCAGTGGGTCACGGCGATGCAGACGCTCGCGCTCGTGCTCGTGGCGACGATCGTGGCCGTGGCGATCTCGGTGCCGCTCGGCATCTGGTCGGCGCGCAATCCCACCGTGCGCGCCGTCATGAAGCCGATCCTCGATTTCATGCAGACGATGCCCGCCTTCGTCTACCTGATCCCCGCGATCACGTTCTTCAGCATCGGGGTGGTACCCGGTGTCGTCTCGACCGTCATCTTCGCGCTGCCCCCGGGCGTGCGTCTGACCGAGCTCGGCATCCGCGGGGTCGACTCCGAGACCGTGGAGGCCGGGCACGCGTTCGGCGCGACGCCCGGACAGATCCTGCGTGGCATCCAACTGCCGCTCGCGATGCCCACCATCATGGCGGGCGTCAACCAGGTCATCATGCTCGCCCTGTCGATGGCGGTCGTCGCCGGCATCGTCGGCGCCGACGGCCTGGGCAAGGAGGTCGTGCAGTCGATCTCGACCGTCAACCTGCCCAAGGGCGTCGAGGCGGGCCTCAGCGTGGTCGTGCTGGCGGTGTACCTCGACCGCCTCACCGCCGCCCTCGGCAACCGGTCCGACAACGCCTCGTCGCTGCTCGCGGCGCTGGGCCGACGTCGCGCCCCTGCCGCCCCTGCCGCCCCCACCCCCGCGTGA